The following are encoded together in the Mammaliicoccus vitulinus genome:
- a CDS encoding helix-turn-helix domain-containing protein — MRKKYDFNFKLKLVKEYLDGQSGYKALTLKHDISSSSVIQIWVNQYKEFGEDGLQEKRRNTVYTSEFKLSVIKFRQENMLSYRETANHFKIINPIMVANWQHQFDEKCRLDLANKQKGRSINMDKKYSETDNKNSSLNENEREELERLRNEVETLKAGIAYQKKLQALTDIYGSKNQK, encoded by the coding sequence ATGAGAAAAAAATATGATTTTAACTTTAAATTAAAATTAGTAAAAGAGTACTTAGATGGTCAATCAGGTTATAAAGCACTTACCTTAAAACATGACATTTCCAGTTCATCTGTCATTCAAATATGGGTCAATCAATATAAAGAGTTTGGAGAAGATGGCTTACAAGAAAAAAGAAGAAACACTGTTTATACTAGCGAATTTAAATTATCTGTTATAAAATTTAGACAAGAAAATATGTTGTCTTATCGAGAAACAGCTAATCATTTTAAGATTATTAATCCTATAATGGTTGCCAATTGGCAACATCAATTTGATGAAAAGTGTCGTCTTGATCTAGCTAATAAACAAAAGGGACGGTCTATCAATATGGATAAAAAATATTCGGAAACTGATAATAAAAATTCATCTCTAAATGAAAATGAACGTGAAGAACTCGAAAGACTTCGCAATGAAGTTGAAACGTTAAAGGCAGGTATTGCTTATCAAAAAAAGTTACAAGCCTTGACCGACATATACGGAAGCAAAAATCAGAAATAG
- a CDS encoding ubiquinol-cytochrome c reductase iron-sulfur subunit, whose product MSQRVTRRQFLNYSLMGVGSFMAAGMILPMGRFALDPVFKADAQGDLIATGVKESELGKEPIKVDFKFEQEDAWYTSEVTEFAWVYKDGKDIVALSPVCKHLGCTVTWNGDDSNPNQFYCPCHNGRYEKNGKNIPGTPPLAPLDQYEVKVKDGIIQIGKKHENELAK is encoded by the coding sequence ATGAGCCAACGTGTCACACGACGCCAATTTCTAAACTATTCATTAATGGGTGTTGGGTCATTTATGGCTGCTGGTATGATTTTACCTATGGGTAGATTTGCGCTTGATCCTGTTTTCAAAGCGGATGCACAAGGCGATTTGATTGCTACAGGCGTAAAGGAGTCAGAACTTGGCAAAGAGCCTATAAAAGTGGACTTTAAATTCGAACAAGAAGATGCTTGGTATACGAGTGAAGTTACAGAATTTGCTTGGGTATACAAAGATGGAAAGGACATCGTAGCATTATCACCGGTCTGTAAACATTTAGGATGTACAGTAACTTGGAATGGTGATGACTCAAATCCTAACCAATTCTATTGTCCATGTCATAACGGTCGTTATGAAAAGAATGGTAAAAACATTCCTGGTACGCCACCATTAGCACCACTTGATCAATACGAAGTGAAAGTTAAAGATGGCATTATTCAAATCGGTAAAAAACACGAGAACGAATTAGCTAAATAA
- the qcrB gene encoding menaquinol-cytochrome c reductase cytochrome b subunit: MIDKIYDWVDDRLDITPIWRDIADHEVPEHVNPAYHFSAFVYCFGGLTFFITVIQVLSGMFLTMYYVPDIVNAWKSVYYLQHDVAAGVIVRGMHHWGASLVVVMMFLHTLRVFFTGSYKQPRELNWVVGVLIFFVMLGLSFTGYLLPWDMKALFATKVGLQIAESVPIIGPWVKTLLAGDAEIVGAQTLTRFFAIHVFFLPAALFALLAAHFIMIRKQGISGPL; encoded by the coding sequence ATGATAGATAAAATCTATGATTGGGTCGATGACAGACTTGATATTACACCAATTTGGCGAGATATTGCTGATCATGAGGTGCCAGAGCATGTTAACCCTGCTTATCACTTTTCAGCTTTCGTTTATTGTTTTGGTGGTCTAACGTTTTTCATTACAGTAATACAAGTATTATCAGGCATGTTCTTAACGATGTACTATGTTCCAGATATCGTTAATGCTTGGAAGTCAGTTTACTATTTACAACACGATGTAGCTGCTGGTGTTATCGTACGTGGTATGCACCATTGGGGAGCAAGTTTAGTAGTAGTCATGATGTTTTTACATACACTTCGTGTATTTTTCACAGGATCTTATAAACAACCGAGAGAATTAAACTGGGTTGTAGGTGTTTTAATATTCTTTGTAATGCTTGGATTAAGTTTTACTGGTTATTTATTACCATGGGATATGAAAGCACTTTTTGCAACAAAAGTAGGTTTACAAATTGCAGAGTCAGTTCCTATCATTGGGCCGTGGGTTAAGACATTACTAGCAGGGGATGCAGAGATAGTTGGTGCACAAACTTTAACTCGTTTCTTTGCGATACATGTATTCTTCCTACCAGCTGCACTATTCGCGTTACTGGCAGCACACTTTATAATGATCAGAAAACAAGGTATTTCAGGTCCACTATAA
- a CDS encoding menaquinol-cytochrome c reductase cytochrome b/c subunit has protein sequence MHRGKGMKFVGDSRIKSYDKPKLNRDYSEFPGRTESFWPDFLLKEWMTGAVFLIAYLCLTVAHPSPLERVADPSDTGYTPLPDWYFLFLYQILKYTFASGPYNTFGAIVLPGIAFGALLLAPWLDRGPERKWTKRPFASGFMLIAVAILFYTTWESSYYHDWKQQAKQGEIVFSNLDKSDPVYTDIIKSNCTSCHGGELTGGQGPNLVESKLPKEGVHGFVEKGAGKMPSFKDTLSKDEIDKVSKYVADLHETDANGKELKK, from the coding sequence ATGCATCGCGGTAAAGGGATGAAGTTTGTTGGTGACTCAAGAATTAAGTCATACGACAAACCAAAGTTAAATAGAGATTACTCAGAATTTCCAGGTCGTACAGAGAGTTTCTGGCCTGACTTTCTATTAAAAGAATGGATGACTGGTGCGGTTTTCTTAATTGCATACTTATGTTTAACAGTCGCGCATCCATCGCCACTTGAACGTGTGGCAGATCCATCTGATACTGGTTATACACCATTACCAGACTGGTATTTCTTATTCTTATATCAAATACTTAAATATACATTCGCATCTGGTCCTTATAATACATTTGGGGCAATCGTCTTACCAGGTATAGCATTTGGTGCTTTATTATTAGCGCCTTGGTTAGATAGAGGACCTGAACGTAAATGGACGAAGAGACCATTTGCTTCTGGATTTATGTTAATTGCAGTTGCTATCTTATTCTATACAACATGGGAATCAAGTTATTACCATGATTGGAAACAACAAGCTAAGCAAGGTGAAATCGTATTCTCTAACTTAGATAAATCTGACCCAGTATATACTGACATTATCAAGTCAAACTGTACAAGTTGTCATGGTGGTGAGTTGACTGGGGGACAAGGTCCAAACTTGGTTGAATCGAAATTACCTAAAGAGGGTGTCCATGGATTTGTAGAAAAAGGTGCAGGTAAAATGCCGAGCTTTAAAGATACACTTTCAAAAGATGAAATCGATAAAGTATCTAAATACGTTGCAGATTTACATGAAACAGATGCAAACGGTAAAGAATTGAAAAAATAA
- a CDS encoding DUF1405 domain-containing protein, translating into MAFWRYVMGQKSVLITLFIANLLGTIYGYIWYGGQLLESKWYFWPFIPDSPTATLFLVIAIAAIYFNKHLGLFECLAFVTLIKYGVWAVVMNLFVMIHYDQLVPMAIMLMTSHGIMAIQAFMFYPLFHIKTWHIIVTMIWVFHNDVIDYVYHQYPVYSMLSQYESHIGYFAFWLSIGAFLLLLYLQKNIKLRSKYLT; encoded by the coding sequence ATGGCATTTTGGAGATATGTAATGGGACAAAAGTCAGTGCTCATAACATTGTTTATAGCAAATCTGCTCGGCACAATTTATGGATATATATGGTATGGCGGACAATTATTAGAAAGTAAATGGTATTTTTGGCCTTTCATCCCTGATAGTCCTACAGCAACTTTATTTCTAGTAATTGCTATTGCAGCTATTTATTTCAATAAGCATTTAGGATTGTTTGAATGTTTAGCGTTTGTGACATTAATTAAATATGGTGTATGGGCTGTCGTGATGAATTTATTTGTTATGATTCATTATGATCAACTTGTTCCTATGGCAATTATGCTCATGACTTCTCACGGGATCATGGCGATTCAAGCATTTATGTTCTATCCATTATTTCACATCAAAACTTGGCATATCATCGTCACAATGATATGGGTATTTCATAATGACGTCATAGATTATGTGTATCACCAATATCCTGTATATAGTATGTTAAGCCAGTACGAGTCACATATCGGATATTTTGCTTTTTGGTTAAGTATTGGCGCTTTTCTATTATTATTATATTTACAAAAAAACATAAAATTACGTTCGAAATATTTGACGTAA
- a CDS encoding zinc metallopeptidase: MFSYIIYFIIIMLVPMYFQFRVKSTYNKYSRVRSTSGKTGKQVAEEILAANGIHDVEVLQGEGFLSDHFDPSKKRVVLSPANYQQPSVAGAAIAAHEVGHAIQHAQGYGFLKFRTALLPLASLGSSLSYIIILAGIVLTAMSSTFGTTLLWVGIVFMSFAVLFSLITLPVEFDASKRAMRQIEKLNMVNEQEYRHAKKVLSAAAMTYVAATAVAVAELARFILMARNS; encoded by the coding sequence TTGTTTTCATATATCATATATTTTATCATCATTATGCTTGTCCCTATGTACTTTCAATTTAGAGTAAAATCAACTTACAATAAATATTCAAGAGTACGCTCAACAAGTGGGAAGACGGGTAAACAAGTAGCTGAAGAAATTTTAGCTGCTAACGGTATTCATGATGTGGAAGTATTACAAGGTGAAGGATTCTTATCAGATCATTTTGATCCATCTAAAAAGCGTGTTGTATTATCACCTGCTAACTATCAACAACCAAGTGTAGCAGGAGCAGCAATTGCAGCTCACGAAGTTGGACATGCAATTCAACATGCTCAAGGATACGGGTTCCTAAAATTTAGAACAGCGCTTTTACCGCTAGCTAGTTTAGGAAGTTCATTATCATACATTATTATTTTAGCTGGTATCGTATTAACAGCAATGAGTAGTACATTCGGTACAACATTATTATGGGTTGGTATTGTGTTTATGTCATTCGCTGTTTTATTCTCATTAATTACATTACCAGTTGAATTTGATGCAAGTAAACGGGCAATGCGCCAAATTGAGAAATTAAATATGGTTAACGAACAAGAATATAGACATGCTAAAAAAGTTCTATCAGCAGCTGCGATGACATATGTTGCCGCAACAGCAGTAGCAGTAGCAGAACTTGCAAGATTTATTCTAATGGCTCGTAATAGTTAA
- a CDS encoding nucleotide pyrophosphohydrolase, whose translation MDMKEMQKEVDTYISQFKAGYFSPLANLARLTEEVGELAREINHSHGEKKKKSTEEENTIEAELGDNLFVLICLANSLNIDLNKSFEDTMHKFNVRDKDRFERK comes from the coding sequence ATGGATATGAAAGAAATGCAAAAAGAAGTAGATACTTATATTTCTCAATTTAAAGCTGGCTATTTTTCACCATTAGCTAATTTAGCTAGATTAACGGAAGAAGTAGGAGAACTGGCAAGAGAAATTAATCATAGTCATGGTGAGAAAAAAAAGAAATCTACTGAAGAAGAAAATACGATTGAAGCTGAACTAGGCGATAATCTATTTGTATTAATTTGTTTAGCAAACTCATTAAATATAGATTTGAATAAAAGTTTTGAAGATACTATGCATAAATTTAATGTAAGAGATAAAGATAGATTTGAACGTAAATAA
- the bshA gene encoding N-acetyl-alpha-D-glucosaminyl L-malate synthase BshA has product MKIGITCYPSMGGSGIVATELGLEMAKRGHEVHFITSNMPFRMREPVPNVTFHQVDVNQYSVFQYPPYDITLSAKIADVINDYDLDILHMHYAVPHAICGILARQISGKDVKIMTTLHGTDITVLGYDTSLQSAIRFGIEKSDVVTSVSDSLKEETYEVIEPDKDIQTIYNFVQEDNFPQVYNTDLRTRYGIEEDEKVITFVSNFRKVKRVHDVVETFYKINKNVKSKLLLIGDGPELQVAREQIKHLNIENHVLFLGKQDEVNIFYQMSDLTLLLSEKESFGLVLLEAMLTGVVPIGTNAGGIKEVIKNGETGYTVDVGDTDKASEYAIELLTNESLYKNMQSKMIADVRKRFSSKVIADQYESCYNDMLGV; this is encoded by the coding sequence ATGAAAATCGGTATAACGTGTTATCCATCAATGGGCGGTTCAGGCATAGTAGCGACTGAACTAGGATTAGAAATGGCAAAGAGAGGTCACGAAGTTCATTTTATAACGTCTAATATGCCTTTTAGAATGAGAGAGCCTGTGCCAAACGTTACTTTTCACCAAGTTGACGTTAATCAATACTCTGTTTTCCAATATCCGCCATATGATATAACATTAAGTGCAAAAATTGCAGATGTCATCAATGATTATGATTTAGATATTTTACATATGCACTACGCAGTCCCACATGCAATTTGTGGTATTTTAGCAAGACAAATATCTGGGAAAGATGTCAAAATCATGACGACATTACACGGTACGGATATAACAGTATTAGGTTATGATACATCATTACAAAGTGCCATTCGCTTTGGAATTGAAAAAAGTGATGTTGTCACGAGTGTTAGTGATAGTTTAAAAGAAGAAACATATGAAGTAATAGAACCAGATAAAGACATTCAAACAATATATAACTTTGTACAAGAAGATAACTTCCCGCAAGTTTATAATACAGATTTAAGGACGAGATACGGAATAGAAGAAGATGAAAAAGTCATCACATTTGTATCTAATTTTAGAAAAGTAAAACGTGTCCATGATGTTGTAGAAACTTTCTATAAGATTAACAAAAATGTTAAATCTAAATTACTGTTAATCGGGGATGGACCGGAATTACAAGTTGCTAGAGAACAAATTAAACATCTCAATATTGAAAATCATGTACTTTTCTTAGGCAAACAAGATGAAGTTAATATTTTTTACCAAATGTCTGATTTAACATTGCTCTTAAGTGAAAAAGAAAGCTTTGGATTAGTGCTATTAGAAGCGATGCTAACGGGCGTTGTTCCGATTGGTACGAATGCAGGCGGTATAAAAGAAGTCATTAAAAACGGTGAGACAGGTTATACCGTTGATGTAGGTGACACGGATAAAGCGAGTGAATATGCAATTGAGTTATTAACAAATGAATCGTTATATAAAAACATGCAAAGTAAAATGATAGCAGATGTCCGCAAACGTTTCTCTTCGAAAGTAATTGCTGATCAGTATGAATCTTGTTACAACGATATGTTAGGAGTTTAA
- a CDS encoding CCA tRNA nucleotidyltransferase, with amino-acid sequence MSPYQVFEDARWILEVLENNGHQAYFVGGSVRDYLMDKHISDVDITTSALPEEVEALFEKTLPIGKEHGTIIVLGQEQQFEVTTFRKDGDYVDHRRPTSVQFVTDLYEDVARRDFTMNAIAMDKSYQLHDYFDGLSAIKNKIITAVGTPIDRMEEDALRIMRGVRFQAQTGFNLDRETEEAMRQTAHLLDKIAIERIVVELKKMITGQFINRTISTINHLDMFKHMPFFKHIHHDTIFIPQQSNFELWIGSLCYLYDLEFSRLTHLKISNQEKREIISYYNLLNAFKHEDKSRVNMISLVYSYGDKKVKDVLQFIQENEARLNIQFHPTIMNAILVDEIYDKLPIYDKVDLNINGQVLMSTFNKKGGPWIKDTLNKVEQAVILNKVKNTQNDLIEWVRENVEI; translated from the coding sequence ATGAGTCCTTATCAAGTTTTTGAAGATGCTCGATGGATATTAGAAGTGCTAGAAAATAACGGTCATCAAGCTTATTTTGTTGGTGGTTCTGTAAGAGATTATTTAATGGATAAACATATTTCTGATGTAGATATAACAACGAGTGCTTTGCCAGAAGAAGTTGAAGCATTATTTGAAAAGACATTACCGATTGGAAAAGAACACGGTACGATCATTGTGTTAGGACAAGAACAACAATTCGAAGTAACGACATTTAGAAAAGATGGAGATTACGTTGACCATAGAAGACCAACATCTGTACAATTTGTAACAGACTTATATGAAGACGTCGCAAGAAGAGACTTTACTATGAACGCGATAGCTATGGATAAATCTTATCAATTACATGATTATTTTGATGGTTTAAGCGCGATTAAGAATAAAATCATAACAGCTGTAGGCACACCGATTGATAGAATGGAAGAAGATGCTTTGCGTATTATGAGAGGTGTTAGATTCCAAGCGCAAACTGGCTTTAATCTCGATAGAGAAACAGAAGAAGCTATGCGTCAAACAGCGCATTTATTGGACAAAATTGCTATTGAAAGAATTGTCGTTGAATTAAAGAAAATGATCACTGGCCAATTTATAAATCGTACCATTTCGACAATTAATCATTTGGACATGTTTAAACATATGCCATTTTTCAAACATATTCATCACGACACCATTTTCATACCGCAGCAATCCAATTTTGAATTATGGATTGGATCATTGTGTTATTTATACGATTTAGAGTTTTCACGTTTAACGCATTTAAAAATAAGCAATCAAGAGAAGCGTGAAATCATTTCATATTATAATCTTTTAAATGCGTTTAAACATGAAGACAAATCAAGAGTAAACATGATTAGCTTAGTTTATTCATATGGGGACAAGAAAGTGAAGGACGTGCTTCAATTTATACAAGAAAATGAAGCACGTCTCAATATACAATTTCACCCTACAATTATGAATGCTATTTTAGTAGATGAAATTTATGATAAACTACCTATATACGATAAAGTAGACTTAAATATCAATGGACAAGTACTAATGAGTACTTTTAATAAAAAGGGTGGACCTTGGATTAAAGATACATTAAACAAAGTCGAACAAGCAGTAATCTTAAATAAAGTAAAAAACACACAAAATGATTTAATAGAATGGGTGCGAGAGAATGTCGAAATATAA
- a CDS encoding biotin--[acetyl-CoA-carboxylase] ligase, translating to MSKYKHEIVNYLYRNDEYLSGQHIAETLNCSRVTVKKVIDQLRKEGFEIESISNKGYKIAKIPTTWQEDIVNIELKDNLLLNRAIVQTQVDSTQILAKAHVNDTDNHFIVLSDEQTKGRGRFNREWSSLKSKGLWMSVVLRPDIPIQKMSTFNLFISLAIQEVIEQHYHIQCKIKWPNDIYIGNKKVCGFLTEMIADTDGVNAIICGIGINLNQTQEEFDKVNQSRATSLNIENGKPIEPYQFLSVLIKAIEQRYDQFLNLPFSEIKELYKSKSMIWNKTLTYTEGNKQIVGRAIDIQDNGFLTVISEDGDLHQFMSADIEI from the coding sequence ATGTCGAAATATAAACATGAAATTGTCAATTATTTATATCGAAATGATGAATACTTATCTGGTCAACACATTGCAGAGACATTAAATTGCTCACGCGTTACTGTTAAAAAAGTAATAGATCAACTTAGAAAAGAAGGATTTGAAATTGAATCCATATCTAATAAAGGTTATAAAATTGCAAAGATCCCTACAACTTGGCAAGAAGACATCGTTAATATAGAACTTAAAGATAATTTATTGTTAAATCGTGCAATTGTTCAAACACAAGTTGATTCTACACAAATACTCGCTAAAGCTCATGTCAATGACACGGACAATCATTTTATTGTGCTAAGTGATGAGCAGACTAAAGGTCGAGGTAGATTTAATCGAGAATGGTCATCTTTAAAAAGCAAAGGGCTTTGGATGTCGGTCGTATTAAGACCAGATATACCGATTCAAAAAATGTCGACATTCAATTTGTTTATTAGTCTTGCTATTCAAGAAGTGATTGAACAACATTATCATATACAATGTAAAATTAAATGGCCTAATGACATATATATAGGCAATAAAAAAGTATGTGGCTTCTTAACTGAGATGATAGCTGATACGGATGGTGTAAATGCTATTATTTGTGGAATAGGTATTAATTTAAATCAAACACAAGAAGAATTTGATAAAGTTAATCAATCACGCGCTACGAGTTTAAATATAGAGAATGGTAAACCTATAGAACCTTATCAATTTCTGAGCGTCCTTATAAAAGCAATCGAACAAAGATATGATCAATTTTTAAATTTACCATTTAGTGAAATTAAAGAATTATATAAAAGTAAAAGTATGATTTGGAATAAAACACTAACTTATACTGAAGGTAATAAACAAATTGTTGGTCGTGCAATTGACATTCAAGACAATGGGTTCTTAACTGTGATATCTGAAGATGGCGATTTACATCAATTTATGAGTGCAGATATCGAAATATAG
- a CDS encoding helicase C-terminal domain-containing protein, with product MAQRYAVVDLETTGNQIQYDEIIQIGITFIENHQIIDTYHSYVKTDLEIPSFIQALTNINELDLQEAPYFEEISKSLFNKLKNCVFVAHNVLFDLNFLKSHFEKYQLEFEPKLIIDTMELFKIAFPNEESYQLSELSQSLEVDLNQAHSADEDAKATALLFIKAIQKIKNLPIDTIKQLYYLSKSLKYDLKDILFEIVRTNHGQETVSSNIKKYQNIHYLKQTPIRKSHNRETITIDEAYERILTTFNFDYRKEQYQLVQQLFDSLLHNENALIEAPLGSGKSMSFVLASLLYYLETGEHILVSTHTKLLQNQLLEQEFNKVLTALNLDLKAMIIKSKDHYISLGLILNILQDDTDNYEATILKMQLLVWILETETGDIEELHLKGGQKVFFEQKRTTYVPFKNDIHYYQFIKESAQSVEIGITNHAHLLQHSTEDTVYQLFKHIIVDEAHRIQDYALNQVTDDLNYQHIKYHLGLLGKNEQEKLFKRLDKLENRRVIEQYPINPIDIYQLKRDIELLHEQNENLFDELMAQINNRQDSQVGDDQQIHYFYDIDITNISEIFKRQISTINQILSRFKSYTHAHVKAFKKELIYIYHQYTKIYNVIKSGQIPFVSIKKITQKSTLSLFVKKEEVKDLLNEVFIEQFNSNIFISGTLTVNESFTSFKSMFPENIDFHTYYLNDIYDLKNQATCFVPNHMPTYQFHNQDEYIETIVHYLSTFVSETNQKCLVLFTNYSMLYQAYRYMEELEVFEDYVLLMQQQHSHVYKLVQQFNQFDKTILLGTLSFFEGFDYQSSGIKCVMMTKLPFIHQDDPRYHLMKDEFDNPFKDFVLPDAVTKFRQGIGRLIRNKNDQGLLVCFDRRILDSNYSKFFINALGEIPVIEGDIDNFQDKLRKYPNR from the coding sequence ATGGCGCAAAGATACGCTGTTGTAGATTTAGAAACTACTGGAAACCAAATCCAATATGACGAAATCATACAAATTGGTATTACATTTATAGAAAATCATCAAATTATAGATACATATCATTCATATGTTAAAACTGATTTGGAAATTCCGTCTTTCATCCAGGCATTAACAAATATAAATGAATTAGATTTACAAGAAGCGCCTTATTTTGAAGAAATTAGTAAATCTTTATTTAATAAGTTGAAAAACTGTGTGTTTGTCGCGCATAATGTTTTATTTGACTTGAATTTTTTAAAGTCTCATTTCGAAAAATATCAATTGGAATTTGAACCGAAATTAATAATTGATACGATGGAGCTTTTTAAAATTGCATTTCCAAATGAAGAAAGTTATCAACTAAGTGAATTGAGTCAATCATTAGAAGTGGATTTAAATCAAGCACATAGTGCAGATGAAGATGCTAAAGCAACAGCTTTATTATTTATAAAAGCCATTCAAAAAATTAAAAATTTACCGATTGATACGATAAAACAACTTTACTATTTATCTAAATCTTTAAAATATGATTTGAAAGATATTCTGTTTGAAATCGTTAGAACGAACCATGGGCAAGAAACAGTTTCTAGCAATATAAAGAAATATCAAAACATCCATTACTTAAAGCAAACACCTATTCGTAAATCTCACAATAGAGAGACGATTACAATTGATGAAGCATATGAAAGAATTCTCACAACATTTAATTTTGATTATCGTAAAGAACAATATCAGTTAGTACAACAGTTATTCGATTCATTATTGCATAATGAAAATGCGCTTATTGAAGCACCATTAGGAAGCGGTAAATCAATGAGCTTTGTACTCGCTTCATTGCTTTATTATTTAGAAACAGGTGAACATATTCTCGTATCTACGCATACGAAGCTACTTCAAAATCAACTGTTAGAACAAGAATTTAATAAAGTATTGACTGCATTAAACCTTGATTTAAAAGCTATGATTATAAAAAGTAAAGATCACTATATTTCTCTAGGTTTAATTTTGAATATTCTTCAAGATGATACGGATAATTACGAAGCAACGATCTTAAAAATGCAATTGTTAGTGTGGATTTTAGAGACTGAAACTGGAGATATAGAAGAACTGCATTTAAAGGGCGGACAAAAAGTATTCTTTGAACAAAAAAGAACAACTTATGTTCCTTTTAAAAATGATATACATTACTATCAATTTATTAAAGAAAGTGCCCAAAGTGTAGAGATTGGTATTACAAATCATGCACATTTATTGCAACATAGTACAGAAGATACGGTATATCAGTTGTTTAAACATATTATTGTTGATGAAGCACACCGCATACAAGACTATGCACTTAATCAAGTGACGGATGATTTAAATTATCAACATATTAAATATCACCTCGGATTATTAGGCAAAAATGAACAAGAAAAATTGTTTAAACGATTAGATAAACTTGAAAACAGAAGAGTGATTGAACAATACCCAATTAACCCGATAGATATATATCAACTTAAAAGAGATATCGAATTGCTACATGAGCAAAATGAAAATTTATTTGATGAATTGATGGCGCAAATCAATAACAGACAAGATTCTCAAGTTGGAGATGATCAACAAATTCATTATTTTTATGATATCGATATAACAAATATTTCGGAAATATTTAAACGACAAATTAGTACTATCAATCAAATCTTATCTAGATTCAAATCTTATACACACGCACATGTTAAAGCATTCAAAAAAGAATTGATTTATATTTACCACCAATACACTAAAATATATAACGTTATTAAATCTGGCCAGATACCTTTTGTTTCTATTAAAAAGATTACTCAGAAATCGACGCTTTCACTTTTTGTGAAAAAAGAAGAGGTTAAAGATTTACTTAATGAAGTATTTATCGAGCAATTTAATAGTAATATATTCATTTCTGGAACGTTAACTGTAAATGAATCATTTACTTCATTTAAATCTATGTTCCCTGAAAATATTGATTTTCACACATACTACTTAAATGACATTTATGATTTGAAAAACCAAGCGACTTGTTTTGTTCCTAACCATATGCCGACTTACCAGTTCCATAATCAAGATGAATATATTGAAACAATCGTTCATTATTTATCTACATTCGTCAGTGAAACAAATCAAAAATGTTTAGTGCTGTTTACGAATTATTCAATGCTTTATCAAGCTTATCGTTATATGGAAGAACTTGAAGTATTCGAAGACTATGTATTATTAATGCAGCAACAACATTCACATGTATATAAACTTGTTCAACAGTTTAACCAATTTGATAAAACGATACTGCTCGGAACGTTATCTTTCTTTGAAGGTTTTGATTATCAATCTTCAGGCATTAAATGTGTCATGATGACGAAGTTACCATTTATACATCAAGATGATCCGAGATACCATTTAATGAAAGATGAATTTGATAATCCATTTAAAGATTTCGTCTTGCCTGACGCTGTAACAAAATTCAGACAAGGTATTGGTAGATTGATTAGAAATAAAAACGATCAAGGTTTATTAGTGTGCTTTGACCGAAGAATTTTAGATAGTAATTATAGTAAATTTTTCATTAATGCTTTAGGTGAAATACCCGTAATTGAAGGCGATATAGATAATTTCCAAGATAAATTAAGAAAATATCCAAACAGATAG